The Sphingopyxis fribergensis genome contains a region encoding:
- a CDS encoding RNA polymerase sigma factor sigma-70 region 4 domain-containing protein, translating into MSGLDRQRCAAIERVPALPRTLFLLHNFYGVEIGAIAEELGANRDTINSCLMDARAIVWAHVCYKDSVPGVGPATAALQARLQQRYRQALATAFAESGSPGDILWPDPIAGIADDQEAAAAFILAQLPKALRKAVARSRRAGVATVDQWRFVGPWRRRRRDQLWRVNDALRGAGWQSFDEWLADPLFPIIATRMAIPSIVDGGVPCRWKGR; encoded by the coding sequence ATGTCCGGCCTCGATCGTCAGCGCTGCGCCGCGATAGAACGGGTGCCCGCACTCCCGCGCACGCTGTTCCTGCTCCATAACTTCTACGGTGTCGAAATCGGCGCGATAGCGGAGGAACTTGGGGCCAATCGCGACACCATCAATAGCTGTCTCATGGATGCGCGCGCGATCGTGTGGGCGCACGTCTGCTATAAGGACTCGGTGCCCGGCGTCGGGCCGGCGACCGCCGCCTTGCAGGCGCGCCTGCAACAACGCTATAGGCAAGCACTCGCGACCGCCTTCGCCGAGAGTGGCTCTCCGGGCGACATTCTATGGCCCGATCCGATTGCCGGTATCGCCGACGATCAGGAGGCCGCCGCCGCGTTCATCCTCGCGCAATTGCCGAAGGCGTTGCGTAAAGCGGTGGCGCGGTCGCGCCGGGCCGGCGTCGCCACGGTCGATCAATGGCGCTTCGTTGGACCGTGGCGCCGACGTCGGCGCGACCAACTGTGGCGCGTCAACGACGCGCTCCGCGGCGCCGGCTGGCAATCGTTCGACGAATGGCTGGCCGACCCCTTGTTCCCGATCATCGCTACCCGCATGGCTATTCCGAGTATCGTCGACGGCGGCGTCCCTTGCCGGTGGAAAGGCAGATGA
- a CDS encoding sigma-70 family RNA polymerase sigma factor has protein sequence MTAPVSTAAFDAFYRDERERIHVYFRRRAGRDAAPDLTQEAFARLLRSGALERTECPQAYLTRIARNLLIDRARQKTCGPTAFYPLDEERDAVSQAEQTWRIEAIDLFRVYRQTVRTMPPKTRRVFLMRRVRRMSYKEIAAQLGIGITTVDYHMVQALARCRAAVAAQWSGEWATACTALRATHHLTPCERGR, from the coding sequence ATGACCGCGCCGGTTTCGACCGCCGCCTTCGACGCCTTCTATCGGGACGAGCGCGAGCGGATACATGTATATTTCAGACGAAGGGCCGGGCGCGACGCAGCGCCCGATCTGACGCAGGAAGCCTTTGCACGGCTGCTGCGCAGCGGAGCCCTCGAGCGGACCGAATGTCCTCAAGCCTATCTGACCCGGATCGCACGCAATTTGCTGATCGACCGCGCGCGCCAGAAGACATGCGGCCCAACCGCCTTCTATCCGCTCGACGAGGAACGCGATGCGGTGTCACAAGCCGAGCAGACATGGCGGATCGAGGCAATCGACCTGTTCCGCGTCTATCGGCAGACCGTTCGCACCATGCCGCCCAAGACGCGGCGCGTCTTCTTGATGCGTCGGGTGCGGCGGATGAGCTACAAGGAGATTGCCGCGCAACTTGGCATCGGCATCACAACCGTCGATTATCATATGGTGCAGGCGCTCGCGCGATGCCGCGCGGCGGTCGCAGCGCAATGGTCGGGGGAATGGGCAACCGCCTGTACGGCGCTTCGCGCGACGCACCATTTAACCCCATGCGAACGGGGGCGCTGA
- a CDS encoding HEPN domain-containing protein: MRTDVDHLPAAKQRELERIVEIIFDEFREATENATGRRKGARILKIILFGSHARGDWVDAPLSANQYKSDYDILVIVSQKELTDRAAYWAKTEERLIRAYTIEKTLRTPVNFIVHSLHEVNDGLAHGRVFFMEVAKDGIALYETDSSELATPRPKTPQQALAVAKGYFEEEIAGSVDFYEGFKDAQARGKLKKAAFDLHQATERLYQGLLLTLTFYTPYNHNIAFLRSLAEGLDRRLYGVWPETNRRERAMFQKLKEAYTKARYSKHYKISSEELSWLGERVEELGRVIHQVCSERIAILEIEARNGVNSTRA; the protein is encoded by the coding sequence ATGCGTACCGACGTCGACCATCTTCCTGCGGCCAAGCAGCGCGAACTTGAGCGCATCGTCGAGATCATTTTCGACGAGTTCCGCGAGGCGACCGAGAATGCGACCGGGCGCCGCAAGGGCGCCCGTATCCTGAAAATCATATTGTTTGGGTCGCACGCGCGCGGCGATTGGGTCGATGCGCCGCTGTCGGCGAACCAGTATAAGTCCGATTACGACATTCTCGTAATCGTCAGCCAGAAGGAGCTCACCGACCGCGCCGCCTATTGGGCGAAGACCGAGGAACGGCTGATCCGTGCCTATACGATCGAGAAAACGCTACGCACGCCAGTCAATTTCATCGTCCATTCGCTGCATGAGGTGAACGATGGGCTCGCGCATGGCCGCGTCTTTTTCATGGAGGTCGCTAAGGATGGCATCGCGCTCTACGAAACTGACAGCAGCGAACTGGCGACACCGCGTCCCAAGACGCCTCAACAGGCTCTGGCGGTTGCGAAAGGGTACTTTGAGGAAGAAATTGCAGGCTCGGTAGATTTCTATGAGGGATTCAAAGACGCGCAAGCACGCGGAAAGCTCAAGAAGGCGGCTTTCGATCTACACCAAGCTACGGAACGGCTCTATCAGGGACTGCTGCTCACGCTGACCTTCTACACGCCCTACAATCACAATATTGCTTTCCTCCGCTCGCTGGCGGAAGGCCTCGACCGGCGCCTATATGGCGTCTGGCCGGAGACCAATCGCCGCGAGCGGGCGATGTTCCAGAAATTGAAAGAGGCCTATACGAAGGCCAGGTACTCAAAACACTACAAGATCAGTTCGGAGGAATTGTCTTGGCTCGGCGAGCGCGTCGAGGAATTGGGCCGCGTCATTCATCAAGTTTGTTCCGAACGGATCGCGATTTTGGAAATAGAGGCCCGCAACGGAGTCAACTCGACACGCGCGTAG
- a CDS encoding helix-turn-helix domain-containing protein, protein MVGTQVFDGERLRLARVAKGLTLDELGSRVSATRQYLNQLEQGTKQPTDVMIEALAAALGVTARFFTLPARGGVSADQCHFRKQRTTPVSVVSQVLARGTLLDGFIDRLDRALELPDVSFPDLPVTSTADIESAAEEARHQWKLGTGPISSMMRVVENAGAVVSFFGGVSERVDALSIDRPRPMIIRSEAKPSACRLRFDLAHECGHLVMHKGIVTGDKVTEDQANRFASAFLLPRSAFIHEFPRGRMLNWQTIFEMKLRWKVAASAILRRAYDLRIVSADQYRTGYIHLSKTGQRKFERYDDVIVAEEPELLPSAMTALEQASPGAVRRIAADAGLEDGMFESVSGLDLPPDADTDMTNVVPIRR, encoded by the coding sequence ATGGTCGGAACGCAAGTCTTCGATGGCGAACGCCTGCGCCTTGCGCGTGTCGCCAAGGGGCTCACTCTTGACGAGCTGGGCAGTCGCGTCAGTGCCACACGTCAATATTTGAACCAACTTGAACAGGGTACGAAGCAGCCGACAGATGTAATGATCGAGGCGCTCGCCGCCGCATTGGGAGTGACCGCGCGTTTCTTCACGTTGCCCGCCCGGGGCGGGGTGTCGGCAGATCAGTGCCATTTTCGCAAGCAAAGAACGACGCCCGTTTCGGTGGTCAGTCAGGTGCTGGCACGCGGTACGCTACTTGATGGTTTCATTGATCGTCTCGATCGCGCTCTGGAACTGCCGGACGTTTCATTCCCTGATCTCCCGGTTACGTCCACCGCCGACATCGAGAGTGCAGCCGAAGAAGCACGCCATCAGTGGAAATTGGGCACAGGCCCGATTTCGAGCATGATGCGGGTGGTAGAAAATGCTGGCGCTGTAGTGAGCTTCTTTGGCGGCGTTTCGGAACGGGTCGATGCCTTGTCCATTGACCGACCCCGGCCGATGATCATTCGGAGCGAGGCCAAGCCAAGCGCCTGTCGCCTTCGCTTCGACTTGGCACATGAATGCGGTCACCTCGTCATGCACAAAGGTATTGTGACCGGCGACAAGGTCACGGAAGATCAAGCCAATCGCTTCGCAAGCGCCTTTCTTCTTCCGCGCTCGGCGTTCATCCACGAATTTCCGCGCGGGCGAATGCTCAACTGGCAGACTATCTTCGAGATGAAGTTGCGCTGGAAGGTTGCCGCTTCGGCTATCCTTCGTCGCGCCTATGATCTGAGGATCGTGTCGGCGGATCAATATCGGACGGGCTACATTCATCTGAGCAAGACGGGGCAACGCAAATTCGAACGCTATGACGATGTTATAGTTGCAGAGGAGCCCGAATTGCTGCCTTCGGCCATGACAGCGCTTGAGCAGGCTTCGCCTGGAGCTGTGCGGCGGATCGCAGCCGACGCAGGCTTGGAAGATGGCATGTTCGAAAGCGTTTCCGGGCTGGACTTGCCACCCGACGCAGACACGGACATGACGAATGTCGTGCCCATCAGACGCTAG